In Saccharicrinis fermentans DSM 9555 = JCM 21142, a genomic segment contains:
- a CDS encoding acyl-CoA dehydrogenase family protein, whose product MANFFTDNPDLKFHLTHPMMEKIVALKERNFADKDKFDYAPMDFEDAMDSYEKVLEIVGEICGDIVAPNAESVDQEGPKIVNNEVKYAKGTQENLDALVEAGLMGITLPRKYEGLNFPIVPYIMAADIVSRADAGFVNIWGLQDCAETINEFADEAQKQKYLPRISNGETAAMDLTEPDAGSDLQAVQLKATYNEEDGKWYLNGVKRFITNGDGHVSLVLARSEEGTHDGRGLSMFIYDRNEKAVIVRRLENKMGIKGSPTCELVFKNAPAELVGSRKMGLIKYVMALMNGARLGIGAQSIGVSESAYREGVAYAKERKQFGKSIIEFPAVYEMLSTMKAKLDASRTLLYETSRMVDIYKTYMHISEERKLEPEERKEMKRYQKMADFFTPLLKGMSSEYSNQLAYDSLQIHGGSGFMKDYPIERIYRDARITSIYEGTTQLQVVAAIRGVTTGGYLDRIREYEAMELRPELHGLRRTLIGMTEEYVHAVKTVVDVKDNEYIDFHARRLVEMAGHIIMGYLLLLDTQRDEKFKVSTEIYIRMGKSENHARAEFIHSFELDDLGAYKQA is encoded by the coding sequence ATGGCTAATTTTTTTACAGATAACCCCGATTTAAAATTCCATCTTACTCATCCTATGATGGAAAAGATTGTGGCATTGAAGGAGCGTAACTTTGCCGATAAGGATAAATTTGATTATGCCCCAATGGATTTTGAAGATGCCATGGATAGCTACGAAAAGGTTTTGGAGATTGTAGGTGAGATTTGTGGTGATATCGTGGCTCCTAATGCAGAGAGTGTGGATCAGGAAGGTCCAAAGATTGTAAATAACGAAGTGAAATATGCCAAAGGAACGCAAGAAAACCTGGATGCTTTGGTTGAAGCAGGTCTGATGGGCATTACGTTACCTCGTAAGTATGAGGGGCTTAATTTTCCGATTGTACCTTATATTATGGCGGCTGATATTGTTTCGCGCGCAGATGCCGGATTTGTGAATATTTGGGGTTTGCAGGATTGTGCTGAAACCATTAATGAGTTTGCTGATGAAGCGCAAAAACAGAAGTATCTGCCACGTATCTCCAATGGAGAAACAGCTGCTATGGATTTAACAGAGCCGGATGCAGGTTCTGATCTGCAGGCCGTTCAGTTGAAAGCAACCTATAACGAAGAGGATGGTAAATGGTATTTGAACGGGGTAAAACGTTTTATTACCAATGGTGACGGACATGTTTCCTTAGTGCTGGCGCGTTCGGAAGAAGGAACGCATGATGGGCGCGGTTTATCCATGTTTATCTATGATAGAAACGAAAAAGCAGTGATTGTTCGACGTCTAGAAAATAAGATGGGTATCAAAGGGTCACCCACCTGTGAATTGGTGTTTAAAAATGCACCGGCTGAGTTGGTGGGATCTCGTAAGATGGGATTGATAAAGTATGTGATGGCCTTGATGAATGGTGCTCGTCTGGGTATTGGCGCTCAGTCTATTGGAGTCTCCGAATCTGCTTATCGTGAAGGAGTGGCATATGCCAAAGAACGTAAGCAGTTTGGTAAGTCTATTATTGAATTTCCGGCTGTGTACGAAATGCTTTCTACCATGAAGGCCAAGCTGGATGCTTCGCGTACTTTGTTGTACGAGACATCGCGTATGGTGGATATTTATAAAACCTATATGCATATTAGTGAGGAGCGTAAGCTTGAGCCTGAGGAACGTAAGGAAATGAAGCGCTATCAAAAAATGGCAGATTTCTTTACGCCTCTTTTAAAAGGTATGAGCAGTGAGTATAGTAATCAACTGGCTTATGACTCACTTCAAATTCATGGTGGATCCGGCTTTATGAAGGACTATCCCATTGAGAGAATCTATCGCGATGCCCGCATAACTTCTATTTATGAAGGTACAACACAGTTACAGGTTGTGGCAGCTATTCGTGGCGTTACTACTGGTGGTTATCTGGATAGAATCCGCGAATATGAAGCCATGGAACTGCGTCCCGAATTGCACGGTTTACGGCGTACATTGATCGGTATGACAGAAGAATATGTGCATGCAGTAAAAACGGTTGTTGACGTGAAGGATAACGAGTATATTGATTTTCATGCTCGCCGTTTGGTTGAAATGGCTGGACATATTATTATGGGTTATCTCTTGTTGTTGGATACGCAGCGAGATGAGAAATTTAAAGTATCTACCGAGATTTATATTCGGATGGGTAAGTCTGAAAATCATGCCAGAGCAGAGTTTATTCATAGTTTTGAATTAGATGATCTGGGTGCTTATAAACAAGCTTAA